Proteins from one Mycobacterium adipatum genomic window:
- the tal gene encoding transaldolase, with the protein MSQNENLAALSAAGVSVWLDDLSRDRLQTGNLADLIATKSVVGVTTNPSIFQAALSAGNAYDDQVNELAAQGADVDATIRTVTTDDVRNACDLLAKTYEVSDGVDGRVSIEVDPRLAHDTDKTILQAIELWKIVDRPNLLIKIPATMAGLPAITAVIAEGISVNVTLIFSVERHRLVIDAYLAGLEKAKEAGHDLSKIHSVASFFVSRVDTEIDARLEKLGSQEALDLRGQAGVANARLAYAAYEEMFGSSRFAALKEAGARVQRPLWASTGVKNPDYSDTLYVTELVAPNTVNTMPEKTLDAVADHGVVTGDTVSGTAAAAQGVFDALSEVGIDLDDVFRVLEAEGVEKFEKSWAELLEATQGQLDAANK; encoded by the coding sequence CCGCCTGCAGACCGGCAACCTGGCCGACCTGATCGCCACCAAGAGCGTGGTGGGCGTCACCACCAACCCGTCGATCTTTCAGGCCGCGCTGTCGGCGGGCAACGCCTACGACGACCAGGTCAACGAGCTTGCCGCCCAGGGTGCCGACGTGGATGCCACCATCCGCACCGTCACCACCGACGATGTCCGCAACGCCTGCGACCTGCTGGCCAAGACCTACGAGGTGTCCGACGGTGTCGACGGCCGGGTGTCCATCGAGGTCGACCCGCGGCTGGCGCACGACACCGACAAGACCATCCTGCAGGCCATCGAGTTGTGGAAGATCGTCGATCGCCCCAACCTGCTGATCAAGATCCCCGCGACGATGGCCGGCCTGCCCGCCATCACCGCGGTGATCGCCGAGGGCATCTCGGTCAACGTGACGCTGATCTTCTCGGTGGAGCGCCACCGCCTGGTGATCGACGCCTACCTTGCCGGGCTGGAGAAGGCCAAGGAGGCCGGCCACGACCTGTCCAAGATCCATTCCGTCGCGTCGTTCTTCGTGTCCCGGGTGGACACCGAGATCGACGCCCGGCTGGAGAAGCTCGGCTCGCAGGAGGCCCTGGATCTGCGGGGACAGGCGGGTGTCGCCAATGCCCGCCTGGCCTACGCCGCCTATGAGGAGATGTTCGGCTCGTCGCGTTTCGCCGCGCTCAAGGAGGCCGGCGCCCGGGTGCAGCGCCCGCTGTGGGCGTCCACCGGGGTGAAGAACCCCGATTATTCGGACACCCTCTATGTGACCGAACTGGTGGCGCCCAACACGGTGAACACCATGCCGGAGAAGACGCTGGACGCCGTCGCCGACCACGGCGTGGTCACCGGCGACACCGTCAGCGGTACCGCGGCCGCCGCCCAGGGCGTGTTCGACGCGCTGTCCGAGGTGGGCATCGATCTCGACGACGTGTTCAGGGTCCTCGAAGCCGAAGGCGTCGAGAAGTTCGAGAAGTCCTGGGCCGAGCTGCTCGAGGCCACCCAGGGACAGCTGGACGCCGCGAACAAATGA
- the zwf gene encoding glucose-6-phosphate dehydrogenase, which yields MTDTAAAWHNPLRDKRDKRMPRIAGPCAVVIFGVTGDLARKKLMPAIYDLANRGLLPPSFALVGFARRDWADEDFSKVVYDAVKQHARTPFRQEVWDRLAEGFRFVQGAFDDDEAFARLTETLHALDTERGTGGNHAFYLSIPPKAFPQVLEQLSRSGLAEKPGDTWSRVVIEKPFGHDLSSAEELNALVNSVFPESSVFRIDHYLGKETVQNILALRFANEMFEPIWNAHYVDHVQITMAEDIGLGGRGGYYDGVGAARDVIQNHLIQLLALTAMEEPVNFSPAELQAEKIKVLGASRLAEPLDETTSRGQYAAGWQGGEKVVGLLDEEGFSKTSITETFAAITVDVDTRRWAGVPFYLRTGKRLGRRVTEIALVFKRAPHLPFDATMTEELGKNALVIRVQPDEGITLRFGSKVPGNAMEVRDVSMDFSYGSAFAEESPEAYERLILDVLLGEPSLFPVNAEVELSWKILDPALEHWASHGKPDTYESGTWGPESAFEMLHRTGREWRRP from the coding sequence ATGACGGACACCGCCGCCGCATGGCACAACCCGCTGCGAGACAAACGCGATAAGCGCATGCCCCGCATCGCGGGGCCGTGCGCGGTGGTGATCTTCGGGGTCACCGGTGATCTGGCCCGCAAGAAGCTGATGCCGGCGATCTACGACCTCGCCAATCGCGGGCTGCTGCCGCCCAGCTTTGCGCTCGTCGGGTTCGCCCGGCGCGACTGGGCGGACGAGGACTTCTCCAAGGTCGTCTACGACGCGGTCAAGCAGCACGCCCGGACCCCGTTCCGGCAGGAGGTCTGGGACCGCCTTGCGGAGGGATTCCGGTTCGTCCAGGGTGCCTTCGACGACGACGAGGCCTTCGCACGGCTCACCGAGACACTGCACGCGTTGGACACCGAGCGCGGCACCGGCGGCAATCACGCGTTCTACCTGTCGATCCCGCCGAAGGCGTTCCCACAGGTGCTCGAACAGCTGTCCCGGTCGGGGCTGGCCGAGAAGCCCGGTGACACCTGGAGCCGGGTCGTCATCGAGAAACCGTTCGGGCATGACCTGTCCAGCGCCGAGGAGCTCAACGCCCTGGTCAACAGTGTCTTTCCGGAGTCCTCGGTGTTCCGCATCGACCACTATCTCGGCAAGGAGACGGTGCAGAACATCCTGGCGCTGCGTTTCGCCAACGAGATGTTCGAACCGATCTGGAATGCCCACTACGTCGACCACGTCCAGATCACCATGGCCGAGGACATCGGCCTCGGCGGCCGCGGCGGCTATTACGACGGTGTCGGTGCCGCACGAGATGTCATCCAGAACCACTTGATCCAGCTGCTCGCGCTGACCGCGATGGAGGAGCCGGTCAACTTCTCCCCCGCCGAGCTGCAGGCCGAGAAGATCAAGGTGCTCGGCGCCAGCCGGCTCGCCGAACCCCTGGACGAGACGACCTCGCGCGGGCAGTACGCCGCGGGCTGGCAGGGTGGGGAGAAGGTGGTGGGACTGCTCGATGAGGAGGGCTTTTCGAAGACCTCCATCACCGAGACGTTCGCGGCCATCACCGTCGACGTGGACACCCGGCGGTGGGCGGGCGTGCCGTTCTACCTGCGCACCGGAAAGCGATTGGGCCGCAGGGTGACCGAGATCGCGTTGGTGTTCAAGCGGGCGCCGCATCTGCCGTTCGACGCCACCATGACCGAGGAGCTGGGCAAGAACGCCCTGGTGATCCGCGTGCAGCCCGATGAGGGCATCACGCTGCGGTTCGGCTCGAAGGTGCCCGGCAACGCCATGGAGGTGCGCGATGTCAGCATGGACTTCTCCTATGGCTCGGCGTTCGCCGAGGAGTCGCCCGAGGCCTACGAACGGCTGATCCTCGACGTGCTGCTGGGCGAGCCGTCACTCTTCCCGGTCAACGCCGAAGTCGAATTGTCCTGGAAGATCCTGGATCCCGCGCTGGAGCACTGGGCATCGCACGGCAAGCCGGATACCTATGAGTCGGGCACCTGGGGTCCGGAGTCGGCGTTCGAGATGCTGCACCGGACCGGACGCGAATGGAGGCGCCCGTGA
- the opcA gene encoding glucose-6-phosphate dehydrogenase assembly protein OpcA translates to MIIDLPDTNTGAINKKIVALREEGGAITLGRVLTLVIAPDTEAVLEDSIEAANAASREHPCRVIVVIPGDRLSLDARLDAQLRVGSDAGANEVVVLRLSGPLANHASSVVTPFLLPDTPVVTWWPDLAPAIPAQDPLGRLAIRRITDATNGENPLACIKSRLAGYNAGDTDLAWSRITYWRALLTAAVDQAPHEPITAAVVSGLKDEPALDILAGWLVGRLNCPVTRAVGELKVELTRPSETITLSRPQDGVTATLTRTGKPDAQIPLARRETRDCLAEDMRRLDADEIYLEALHGIDKVTYV, encoded by the coding sequence GTGATCATCGACCTGCCCGACACCAACACCGGTGCCATCAACAAGAAGATCGTCGCCCTGCGCGAGGAGGGCGGCGCGATCACGCTCGGTCGGGTACTGACGCTCGTGATCGCACCGGATACCGAAGCGGTGCTGGAGGATTCGATCGAGGCCGCGAATGCTGCCAGCCGTGAGCACCCCTGCCGGGTGATCGTGGTGATCCCCGGGGACCGATTGAGCCTCGACGCCCGCCTCGACGCCCAGCTGCGGGTGGGCAGCGACGCGGGCGCCAACGAGGTGGTGGTGCTGCGGTTGTCCGGCCCACTGGCCAACCACGCCAGCAGCGTGGTCACCCCCTTCCTGTTGCCCGACACCCCGGTGGTGACCTGGTGGCCCGATCTCGCCCCCGCGATACCCGCCCAGGACCCGCTGGGCCGCTTGGCGATCCGCCGGATCACCGATGCCACCAACGGTGAGAACCCGCTGGCCTGTATCAAGAGCAGACTCGCCGGGTACAACGCCGGGGACACCGATCTGGCCTGGAGCCGCATCACCTACTGGCGTGCGCTGCTGACCGCCGCGGTGGACCAGGCACCGCACGAGCCGATCACCGCGGCCGTGGTGTCCGGGCTGAAGGACGAGCCGGCCCTCGACATCCTGGCCGGCTGGTTGGTCGGCCGGTTGAACTGCCCGGTCACCCGCGCGGTCGGCGAGCTCAAGGTGGAGCTGACCCGGCCGAGCGAGACCATCACCCTGAGCCGCCCGCAGGACGGTGTCACGGCAACACTCACCCGCACCGGCAAGCCCGATGCTCAGATCCCGTTGGCGCGCCGGGAAACCCGCGATTGCCTCGCCGAGGACATGCGGCGCCTCGATGCCGACGAGATCTATCTGGAAGCGTTGCACGGAATCGACAAGGTGACCTATGTCTGA
- the pgl gene encoding 6-phosphogluconolactonase, producing MSEQKIETYVDAGELAAAAGARLVGAITSAIANRGAAAIVLTGGTVGIALLRHVAAYAQDVDWSKVQLFWGDERFLPAEDADRNYRQAREALLETISIPSGNVHEMASSDGEFGDDIERAAQAYEKLLPEEFDVHLLGMGGEGHINSLFPDTDAVREETRLVVAVTDSPKPPPRRITLTLPAVRRAREVWLVVAGAEKAEAAAAAIGGADPVDIPAAGALGREATVWLLDKAAAASLAG from the coding sequence ATGTCTGAGCAGAAGATCGAAACCTACGTCGATGCCGGCGAACTGGCCGCCGCCGCCGGTGCGCGACTGGTGGGCGCCATCACCTCGGCGATCGCCAACCGCGGTGCGGCGGCGATCGTGCTCACCGGCGGCACGGTGGGGATCGCGCTGCTGCGGCACGTCGCGGCGTACGCACAGGATGTCGACTGGTCCAAGGTGCAGCTGTTCTGGGGCGATGAACGCTTCCTGCCCGCCGAGGACGCCGACCGCAACTACCGTCAGGCGCGCGAGGCGCTCTTGGAGACCATCTCCATCCCGTCGGGGAACGTGCACGAGATGGCGTCCAGTGACGGCGAATTCGGCGACGATATCGAGCGGGCGGCCCAGGCGTACGAGAAGCTGCTCCCCGAGGAGTTCGACGTGCACCTGCTCGGGATGGGCGGCGAAGGCCACATCAACTCGCTGTTCCCCGACACCGACGCGGTGCGCGAAGAGACCCGGCTGGTCGTCGCCGTCACCGATTCACCCAAACCGCCGCCGCGGCGCATCACGCTCACACTGCCCGCCGTGCGGCGGGCCCGCGAGGTGTGGCTGGTGGTGGCCGGAGCCGAGAAGGCCGAGGCGGCCGCCGCCGCGATCGGCGGTGCCGATCCGGTCGACATCCCCGCTGCGGGTGCGCTCGGCCGGGAGGCCACCGTGTGGCTGTTGGACAAGGCCGCCGCCGCGTCACTCGCCGGTTAG
- a CDS encoding ATPase: MADKGDGRTRPAGRRIRTLTQAALNADATVVQVETLLTDLDRTVVTLNNSIGDLDVTLDRFNKTITSIDELAPRLIAMVERLELIVARVEAIVEIGEAIASPLAAVEGAVRGALSQVRRAARI, from the coding sequence ATGGCAGACAAGGGCGACGGCCGAACCCGCCCGGCGGGGCGGCGCATCAGAACGCTCACGCAGGCGGCGCTGAACGCCGACGCCACCGTGGTCCAGGTCGAAACCCTGCTCACCGACCTCGACCGGACGGTCGTGACCCTGAACAACTCGATCGGCGACCTCGACGTCACGCTGGATCGGTTCAACAAGACCATCACCAGCATCGACGAGCTGGCCCCCCGGCTGATCGCGATGGTGGAGCGCCTGGAGCTCATCGTGGCCCGCGTGGAGGCCATCGTGGAGATCGGTGAGGCCATCGCGTCGCCGCTGGCCGCCGTCGAGGGCGCCGTGCGCGGCGCACTCTCACAGGTGCGCCGCGCCGCCCGGATCTAG
- a CDS encoding HNH endonuclease signature motif containing protein, which produces MDATHLDTFIDALIDDLTPAPVPEDEADRRLCHLLDSPRRIVDEPALLAVLAAAVTARNVFDHVIAQAVAAAERAGIPARRHLRTGADLLTSIGVAPGAAYRAARVGRAAEALPALTAQQRLGGVGIEFADAVGKGVSHIESRVALSDDERAEVVTTLMIQATPSGVDKKARGIAIEKVKTQSVDDTAVPVAENTDLNDMSVVPTGDGRLSATLDLDVLTGEELLAALDPLCRPIPLPDGSPDPRPVGRRRADAFGQILRTYLSSSGRPMSGGVLPHVTLIRPAEHGVDSLGFGGPVSTATAELIACDSTLTSVLVDHSGAPLDVGRAERLFTPAIRKGLAVRDGGCAHPGCGRPVSWCDAHHIIPWEHGGPTSLDNGVLLCRLHHTAIHHGGWQVYIGPDRHPWFIPPHDPTGPEPAHLRSHARRTMTDLPTAA; this is translated from the coding sequence ATGGACGCCACCCATCTCGACACCTTCATCGACGCGTTGATCGACGATCTCACCCCGGCACCCGTCCCGGAGGACGAGGCCGACCGGAGGCTGTGTCACCTGCTGGATTCTCCTCGGCGCATCGTGGATGAACCGGCCTTGCTCGCGGTACTGGCTGCCGCTGTCACGGCGCGCAACGTGTTCGACCATGTGATCGCCCAGGCAGTCGCCGCCGCGGAACGCGCCGGTATCCCGGCGCGGCGGCATCTGCGCACGGGGGCCGATCTGCTCACCAGTATCGGGGTCGCTCCGGGTGCGGCGTATCGGGCGGCTCGGGTGGGGCGGGCGGCAGAGGCCTTGCCGGCGCTGACGGCGCAGCAGCGCCTCGGTGGGGTCGGGATCGAGTTCGCCGACGCCGTCGGCAAGGGCGTCAGTCACATCGAATCCCGTGTCGCGTTGTCCGATGACGAGCGCGCCGAGGTCGTCACCACCCTGATGATTCAGGCCACTCCGTCGGGGGTGGATAAGAAGGCCCGCGGGATCGCCATCGAGAAGGTCAAAACTCAATCGGTCGACGACACAGCGGTGCCAGTGGCGGAGAACACCGACCTTAACGACATGAGCGTGGTGCCGACCGGTGACGGGCGCCTCAGCGCCACCCTGGACCTCGACGTGCTCACCGGAGAAGAACTGCTCGCCGCCCTGGACCCGCTGTGCCGGCCCATCCCGCTGCCCGACGGCTCACCCGATCCCCGCCCGGTCGGGCGGCGCCGCGCCGACGCCTTCGGGCAGATACTGCGCACCTACCTCTCCAGCTCCGGGCGCCCGATGAGCGGTGGGGTGCTCCCGCACGTCACCCTCATCCGACCCGCCGAACACGGGGTGGACAGTCTCGGCTTCGGTGGGCCCGTCAGCACCGCCACGGCCGAGCTCATCGCCTGTGACAGCACTTTGACTTCGGTGCTCGTCGACCACTCGGGCGCACCCCTGGATGTGGGGCGCGCCGAGCGGCTCTTCACACCCGCGATCCGCAAAGGGTTGGCCGTCCGCGACGGGGGCTGCGCACACCCCGGCTGCGGGCGGCCGGTTTCCTGGTGCGACGCCCACCACATCATCCCCTGGGAGCATGGCGGCCCCACCAGCCTCGACAACGGGGTCCTGCTGTGTCGACTGCACCACACCGCCATCCACCACGGCGGCTGGCAGGTTTACATCGGCCCCGACCGCCATCCCTGGTTCATCCCACCGCATGACCCGACCGGGCCTGAACCGGCGCATCTGCGCTCCCACGCCCGACGCACCATGACCGACCTGCCCACCGCTGCCTGA
- the ppc gene encoding phosphoenolpyruvate carboxylase, with translation MADGPDTALAPMGSVYRTQVGREATEPMREDIRLLGAILGDTVRDQNGDGVFDLVERARVESFRVRRSEIDRAELAGLFRDIDVHQAIPVIRAFTHFALLANVAEDIHRERRRAVHEAAGEPPQDSSLAATYRKLDHAQLDAGAVADALTGALVSPVITAHPTETRRRTVFDTQHHITELMRLRLHGQTRTDNGRDIETELRRHILTLWQTALVRLSRLKISDEIETGLRYYPAAFLDVIPRVNAEVRTALQERFPGTALLAEPILRPGSWIGGDRDGNPNVTADVVRLATGRAAFTAFAHYFGEITALEEELSMSARLVRVSAGLEALADACAEPARSDEPYRRALRVVHARLTATAARVLDRQPEHELDLGLPAYDTPAQLLEDLDVVDESLRANGSAVLADDRLARLREAVRVFGFHLSGLDMRQNSEVHEQVIAELLAWAGVHPDYASLPEDERVTLLAKEIGTRRPLIGPGADLSELAAKELGIVAAAARAVQVFGREAVPNYIISMCQSVSDMLEAAVLLKEAGLLDVSGAQPYAPVGIVPLFETIDDLQRGSSILEAALDVPVYAAAVAARNGHQEVMLGYSDSNKDGGYLAANWALYRAELELVESARKTGIRLRLFHGRGGTVGRGGGPSYDAILAQPPGAVKGSLRITEQGEVIAAKYAEPRIAHRNLETLLAATLESTLLDTEGLGDLADSAYAVLDDLAARAQRAYAELVHETPGFVEYFKESTPVSEIGALNIGSRPTSRKPTTAISDLRAIPWVLAWSQSRVMLPGWYGTGAAFEQYVGGDDAKLEVLRDLYRRWPFFRTVLSNMAQVLAKSDLGLAARYSELVADEDLRARVFDKIAAEHERTVRMHGLVTGQDDLLADNPALARSVFNRFPYLEPLNHLQVELLRRFRSGEQDELVQRGILLTMSGLASALRNSG, from the coding sequence ATGGCTGACGGTCCTGACACTGCGCTCGCCCCTATGGGATCGGTATATCGCACGCAGGTCGGCCGCGAGGCCACCGAACCGATGCGCGAGGACATCCGGTTGCTCGGTGCCATCCTCGGTGACACCGTCCGGGACCAGAACGGTGACGGCGTCTTCGATCTCGTGGAACGCGCACGGGTCGAGTCCTTCCGGGTCCGGCGCTCGGAGATCGACCGCGCCGAGCTGGCCGGACTTTTCCGAGATATCGATGTGCACCAAGCGATTCCGGTGATCCGGGCGTTCACCCACTTCGCCCTGCTGGCCAACGTGGCCGAGGACATCCACCGGGAGCGACGCCGGGCGGTGCACGAGGCGGCCGGTGAGCCACCGCAGGACAGCAGCCTGGCGGCCACCTACCGCAAACTCGATCACGCGCAGCTCGACGCCGGCGCGGTCGCCGACGCGTTGACCGGCGCCCTGGTGTCACCGGTGATCACCGCGCACCCCACCGAGACCCGGCGCCGCACGGTGTTCGACACCCAGCACCACATCACCGAGCTGATGCGGCTGCGGCTGCACGGGCAGACCCGCACCGACAACGGACGCGATATCGAGACCGAATTGCGCAGGCACATCCTGACGCTGTGGCAGACCGCTCTGGTGCGGCTGTCGCGGCTGAAGATCTCCGATGAGATCGAGACCGGCCTGCGGTACTACCCGGCCGCGTTCCTCGACGTCATCCCACGGGTGAACGCCGAAGTCCGCACCGCCCTGCAGGAACGCTTCCCGGGCACGGCACTGCTGGCCGAGCCGATCCTGCGGCCCGGATCCTGGATCGGCGGCGACCGGGACGGCAACCCTAACGTCACCGCCGACGTGGTGCGCTTGGCGACCGGTCGTGCCGCGTTCACCGCCTTCGCCCATTACTTCGGCGAGATCACGGCGCTGGAGGAGGAATTGTCGATGTCGGCGCGGCTGGTGCGGGTCAGCGCCGGCCTGGAGGCGTTGGCGGATGCCTGTGCCGAACCCGCCCGCAGCGACGAGCCGTACCGGCGCGCATTGCGGGTCGTCCACGCCCGTCTCACCGCCACCGCAGCACGGGTGCTGGACCGTCAGCCCGAGCATGAACTGGATCTGGGCCTTCCCGCTTACGACACGCCCGCGCAACTGCTCGAAGATCTCGATGTCGTGGATGAATCATTGCGTGCCAACGGTTCCGCCGTGCTCGCCGACGATCGGCTGGCCCGGCTGCGGGAAGCGGTGCGGGTGTTCGGTTTTCACCTTTCCGGACTCGATATGCGGCAGAACTCCGAGGTGCACGAGCAGGTCATCGCGGAGCTGCTGGCGTGGGCCGGCGTGCATCCCGACTACGCTTCGCTGCCCGAAGATGAGCGGGTCACGCTGCTGGCCAAGGAGATCGGCACGCGGCGCCCACTGATCGGGCCCGGCGCCGACCTGTCGGAGCTGGCCGCGAAGGAACTCGGGATCGTGGCGGCGGCGGCCCGCGCGGTGCAGGTGTTCGGGCGGGAAGCCGTGCCGAACTACATCATCTCGATGTGCCAGTCGGTGTCGGACATGCTCGAGGCGGCGGTGCTGCTCAAGGAGGCCGGTCTGCTCGATGTTTCCGGGGCGCAACCGTATGCCCCCGTGGGCATCGTGCCGCTGTTCGAGACCATCGACGATCTGCAGCGCGGCTCCTCGATCCTGGAAGCGGCTCTGGATGTTCCGGTGTACGCGGCCGCGGTCGCCGCGCGTAACGGTCATCAGGAGGTGATGCTGGGTTACTCGGACTCCAACAAGGACGGCGGTTACCTGGCGGCGAACTGGGCGTTGTACCGGGCCGAACTGGAACTCGTCGAGTCCGCGCGTAAGACCGGAATCCGGTTGCGGCTCTTCCATGGTCGCGGCGGCACGGTCGGCCGCGGCGGTGGCCCGAGCTACGACGCGATTCTCGCGCAGCCGCCCGGTGCGGTGAAGGGCTCGCTACGCATCACCGAGCAGGGTGAGGTGATCGCCGCCAAGTATGCCGAGCCGAGGATCGCGCACCGCAACCTGGAGACGCTGCTGGCGGCGACGCTGGAATCCACCCTGCTTGATACCGAGGGGCTCGGGGATCTCGCGGACAGTGCCTACGCCGTACTGGATGATCTGGCCGCCCGAGCCCAGCGGGCCTACGCCGAACTGGTGCACGAGACACCGGGTTTCGTGGAGTACTTCAAGGAATCGACGCCGGTGAGTGAGATCGGGGCACTCAATATCGGCAGCCGTCCGACATCGCGTAAACCGACCACCGCCATCTCGGATCTGCGGGCGATCCCCTGGGTGCTGGCCTGGAGCCAGTCGCGGGTGATGCTGCCCGGGTGGTACGGCACGGGCGCCGCGTTCGAGCAGTACGTCGGCGGCGACGACGCCAAACTCGAGGTGCTGCGTGACCTTTACCGGCGCTGGCCGTTCTTCCGGACCGTGCTGTCGAACATGGCCCAGGTGCTGGCGAAATCGGATCTCGGTCTGGCCGCGCGGTATTCCGAACTGGTGGCCGACGAGGACCTGCGGGCCCGGGTCTTCGACAAGATCGCCGCCGAGCACGAGCGGACGGTGCGGATGCACGGGCTGGTCACCGGGCAGGACGATCTATTGGCCGACAACCCGGCGCTGGCCCGCTCGGTGTTCAACCGGTTCCCGTACCTGGAACCGCTGAATCACCTGCAGGTCGAACTCCTGCGCCGGTTCCGGTCGGGGGAGCAGGACGAATTGGTGCAGCGCGGCATCCTGCTCACCATGAGCGGGCTGGCCAGCGCGCTGCGCAACTCCGGCTGA
- the secG gene encoding preprotein translocase subunit SecG: MELALQIVLIITSLLVVLLVLLHRAKGGGLSTLFGGGVQSSLSGSTVVEKNLDRLTLFVIGIWLVSIVGMALRIKYNA; the protein is encoded by the coding sequence ATGGAACTCGCGCTGCAGATCGTGCTGATCATCACCAGTCTTCTGGTGGTGCTGCTCGTGCTGCTGCACCGGGCCAAGGGTGGCGGTCTGTCGACACTGTTCGGCGGTGGCGTGCAATCCAGTCTTTCCGGCTCCACCGTCGTGGAGAAGAACCTGGACCGGCTGACGCTGTTCGTCATCGGCATCTGGCTGGTGTCGATCGTCGGCATGGCGTTGCGCATCAAGTACAACGCTTGA
- the tpiA gene encoding triose-phosphate isomerase, whose amino-acid sequence MARKPLIAGNWKMNLNHFEAIALVQKIAFALPDKYFDKVDVTVIPPFTDLRSVQTLVDGDKLRLTYGAQDVSQHDSGAYTGEISGAFLAKLGVTFAVVGHSERRTYHHEDDALVAAKAAAALKHGLTPIVCIGEQLEVREAGNHVEFNVNSLRGSLAGLSAEQISQVVIAYEPVWAIGTGRVASAADAQEVCAAIRAELAELASKEIAAGVRVLYGGSVNAKNVGEIVGQTDVDGALVGGASLDGEQFATLSAIAAGGPLP is encoded by the coding sequence ATGGCCCGTAAGCCGCTGATCGCCGGCAACTGGAAGATGAACCTCAATCACTTCGAGGCCATCGCGCTGGTGCAGAAGATCGCATTCGCGTTGCCGGACAAGTACTTCGACAAGGTCGATGTCACCGTCATCCCGCCGTTCACCGATCTGCGCAGCGTGCAGACCCTGGTCGACGGGGACAAGCTGCGCCTGACCTACGGGGCCCAGGACGTGTCCCAGCACGATTCGGGTGCCTACACCGGCGAGATCAGCGGGGCCTTCCTGGCCAAGCTGGGCGTCACGTTCGCCGTCGTCGGGCACTCCGAGCGCCGCACCTACCACCACGAGGACGATGCGCTGGTGGCCGCCAAGGCGGCCGCCGCGCTCAAGCACGGGCTCACCCCGATCGTGTGTATCGGTGAGCAACTCGAGGTGCGTGAGGCGGGCAACCACGTCGAGTTCAACGTGAACTCGCTGCGCGGCTCGCTGGCCGGGCTGTCGGCCGAGCAGATCAGCCAGGTGGTCATCGCCTACGAACCGGTGTGGGCGATCGGCACCGGGCGGGTCGCCAGCGCGGCGGACGCCCAGGAGGTGTGTGCGGCCATCCGGGCCGAACTGGCCGAGCTGGCATCCAAGGAGATCGCCGCCGGCGTGCGGGTGCTCTACGGCGGATCCGTCAACGCCAAGAACGTGGGCGAGATCGTCGGTCAGACCGATGTGGACGGTGCACTGGTCGGCGGAGCCTCGCTGGACGGTGAGCAGTTCGCCACACTGTCGGCGATCGCCGCCGGCGGGCCACTCCCGTGA